The genomic stretch ACACTGTGCTGGAGCGTTTCCTTTTCTTGTCAGATTTCCCAAATATAACCTGAATGGTAGCATAATGATAACACTGTTACACCtttgaaattacatcaaaatatcATAATAGGTATCATATTCATTTACAAAAAGAAATTGCATAGACTTAAAATCTTTTTTGTATGTGTACCTGAGTAAACTTCTCATATTGTGAAAGAACTTCGGTGCCTAATAATGGTTTTGGAGCACATCTCCTTTCTCTTTGGCCATTGAAAGTAGTACTGTTCCTCCAACTATGACTTGCTGGCAGGAATCTCCTGTGTGCCATGTAGCAACCTTTTCTTCCATTGGCTAGCCATTGGTAGCAAGTGTCAATATGACAGGATGGACATGCATATTTTCCCTTTGTAGACATTCCTGATAAATTCCCTAAAGCAGGAAAATCATTAATTGTCCATAGCAATGCAGCTTTTAGTTTGAATTTATGCTTTGTCGAAGCATCATAGGCCTCCACCCCACCCCACAACTCAATCAACTCATCAATTAATGGTTGTAGATATACAtcaatgtcattgccaggtgCTTTAGGGCCAGGAATGAGCATTGAAGTTATCATATAAGGATCTTTCATGCACATCCAAGGAGGTAGGTTATACATGACAATAACAACGGGCCATATGCTGTATGATGTGCTCATATGTCCAAAAGGATTGAATCCGTCACTAGCAAGCCCAAGCCTTACACTGCGCGCATCTGATGCAAACAATGGGAATTTTTTGTCAAAATCCTTCCATTCCTTTGAATCTGCCGGGTGTCTCATATATCCATCATCAACTAGCTCCTCTTTGTGCCAACGCATATTCGTTGCAGTTTTGGAACACATGTACATCCTTTTCAATGTTGGTATCAATGGGAAATAGCGCAGCACCTTCTGTGCAACCTTTCGAACTCTTCGCCTTCGTGATTTGAATTTGGATGCATTGTTCTGGTCATCACTTTTCCACCTAGAAAGCTTGCACACTGGACATGACTCAGCTGTGGCATAATCACCTCTGTAGAGAATGCAATCATTTGGGCATGCGTCTATCCGCTTGTAATCCAATCCCATATCTGACAGGACTTTCTTAGCATCATTGAATGACTTTGGAGCATTATTCTTGATAGGAAGTACCTTCCAAAACAGAGTAAATAGAGCATCCATTGCATTTCCACTCAAATCATATAGGCACTTGATGTTCATCATTTGCACAATGAATGATAGTGTAGAGAAGGTGCTGCATTCTGGGTACAGCTCATGGTCTGCCTCTTCAAGAAGTCTGTAAAATCTGCTAGCTTCTTCAGTAGGACCAGTAGATGTGGTCATGTCATCCTGCAAACCAGGTGATGAACCATCTAATGATCCAAAGTTTGCATTCATAGCATTTCCAAAATCATTCACCATCTCACGCAGACCATGGTCATCATGATCTTCCATATCATCGTCACTGTCTTCTGAATCTGACACACTCTCTCCATGATGATCCCATATTCTGTACTCTTTCCATATTCCATTCAGCATGAGATGCTCTATTATAGATATCTGATCagcaaaataattatttttgcaGATTCTACAAGGACATCGAAGGAGCTTGTCCGCACTACAACCAGAAAAAGCAAACTCAATAAATTTTTTAGCTCCTTCTTCATATCGGGGAAGCCTCCTATTGGATATGTCCATCCAACTTTTGTCCATGACCATCCTGTCACTGAGAAAAGAATTGTTTACAAAAGTACAGTTTGTGAAGTCATTGAAGAACTTACAAAGATGACCACTGATCATTCATTTTGTTTATCTTTTACTGTTGGGAGTTCCTGTTCTGGACCTATATGACCATTTATTTATCAATAGCTCCTCTGTCTGATTCTATCAGTGCGCCCTAAGAATTATTGATCTACTCGATTACCCGTTATTAGGCCCTAAAAATATCAACAAATTAATCTCTTTATGACTCAACTTCCTTAAAAACATATCAACAAATTGATTTAATTCTTAGCTCACACAGTctcacagatctagagaaaatcAAATCCCTAAACCATGAAGCCATAGCCATCTGggagaaaaaaaactaaactCACCACTCACCAATTCACCCGGACTGGCCGTGGGCCGTCCGCTGCGGCGCTGCTCGAGTGCCAGCCGTGAGCCGTCTGCCGTCGGGGGCTCGGGGCCTCGGGGGTCAAGCGGAGGTGACAGTCGGACGGGAGCAGACGGGAACGCCTGTGCCGCTGTGCGCCTGTGCGGGAGCCGGGAGCGGACAGGAGCGCTGGGCCAGTGGGCCGCTggcgaacggcggcggcggcagctgaTCCTCCTCGCGCTCCAGCGCTCGGCCGATCGCGACGATGCGACCTGTGCGCCTGTGCGGCTGCAGGAAAGCGGGAGTTGGGAGACCAGGAGTGGAGCGCTCGCTGCCTCGTTGATTGCCTGATTGGCTGGCGGTCCACTGCGTCACGGGATGAACAGAGTCCACTGCGTCACGGGATGAACAGAGCCCGGCCAAGTTTCTTTCGGCCgagagaattagagaagtactaaggccttgtttagttcaccctaaacaacaaaaagtttttaagattctccgtcacatcaaatattgtgacacatgcatgaagcattaaacatagacgaaaataaaacatgcatgaagcatcaaatattgtgacacatgcatgaagcattaaagatCATTTTCTATACTTGATCTGATCGAATTCGCATTTTGTTATCCCAAACCTAGCGCTTGAATCTGCTCGCCTCACCTCTCACTATAAAACAAAGCAACCAACTAAACGTAACAGTTCTTATACTGACTAAGCTAGATCATGCAACCAAACAAGTGTATCTTGTATTGTTGAAGCCACACTTGAGCTACCTATGTTATAACGCTATGAGGAGCTCAAGGACCCTTTAGTACACTCCTATCAGCAGCCAAAGGTTCATGGAGTTCTTCACCTCCcacataaatatttttatttgttgaAAATTAGTTATATTTAAAGAACATTAGTTTTGGAAAATACCATTGAAAGACCATttagagatattatagaactaATTGTCAAGTGATATGTCTTATTCGAAGAGATTTGAagtctaaatttttttcatcatATACGAAATaacaaaattatttttcaataaatataaattaaaatagCATTGATATGAAAACATATAATTTCTAGTAGAAATATTATGGACCTTGTTTATATTCTTTTGACATTATAATTTCTAGCACAAATATTATGGGCCTATTACCAAACATTTTTCACACCGAGGGCACCCTTTTCCTCCTATTATTAATTAATTGTAATAGGTGAAAAATTGTTCCCTCCAAATATCCATTAACCACTCCCACCAATTAATCGGTCAATTTTTTTGGCTCCCACCATATTGCATTGGCAAATATCCATTAAGCTTTCCCTCCTATTAATCAGTGAAATTTTTTTTACTCCCGCCATGTTGCATTGGACATCAGCATATATAAGATCATGGAGCCCCTTCCATCGTCTACGGATCTACTAAACCGTGAAAGTGCCATTATCACCATCGTCAAACTAGTGACGGAGAGAAACAGGGGACCATAAAGGTATTACTACTAGTATTTCGTttcatttcctttttctttttttgccgAGTCTTCCTCCATCCGGCCATTATTACGCTTGGGTCAAAGGGGCTGCCATGTATCGCCATGGCGCACGGATCCATGATATCGATGCGGCCTTCGATCCAGTTCctcgcagccgccgccgccgtctcgcGGCCTCCGATCCAGTTCGTCGTGGCCGCCGCCACCGTCGTCGCAGCCTCCAATCCAGTTCGCTCTGCGTCCGATCCAGTTCGTCGCGGCGacgaccgccaccaccacctccgttATCGCCGCTGTCGTCACCATCTCCACACGCGAGAAGTTGCCTTACCTCAAATTCCTTAATGATATCTTGTTTTTCGATCTATGACTATGAGTATGCATCACATCCATTCCGTATTTTCGTTGGACACCAACCAACCGCATCCATGCCTGCAGCCCAATCCAAAATTTTTGTTTCTCAAATTATTTTTTTGACAGATTGTTTCCAGCCTCCGTATGTCCCAAATTATTTTTCCATCAGATTGTTTCTTTTTGTAAAATGTCCATTTAGTTTGATGGCTATGTTTCTCCATCAATTCCATTGTTGTTTTGCAGGGAAAATGGCTCCACGGCCGCCTCCACGTGTGCCTCGCCGAACAGTTGCTGAAATAGATAGAGAATTTGATGAGCTTTGCTCTGCTTTATCCAATGATCCAAGGGACCAAATGACCTCCGGTGCAGGTTTATACATTCAGCACCACCAAATATTTCTCTGcgtaaaaatttacaaaatgccTACTTTTGTGTCTACAGGTCAAATAGCTACCAGGTTACGTTCACATAGCTCTCAACCTGACAATGCGTGTGATCAAGTGGATTCAGATGTGGCCATGGACGAAAATAATCAAATAAATGCTGCAGCACACAACACTAAAGGTGTTATCCTAATCTGAAACATGCTTTCTTATACTGATTATTTTGCTGATTTACCTAGGTTCTGTTATGCTACCAGATTTATTTCTTCACATGACATAATGTCAAACGCTACCTTGTTATATTAAACTAAAATTTGATTCTTGACACCAGTTACATACAAACATTACAATTACCTTTGTTCTTTTCTCTAAATGAACTAGGCCCTGTTAAGAGTGGTAGAAAAGTTACAATTAACGATCAACTTCGCAAGAGAAGAGCGAAAGGAAGGCATATTGACATAAAGTTCCCTAAAGAATTTGCAAAAGTGTGTGGAGAACATGCTAGTTTATTTAAAAGTGAGATAACAGTTCTTGTAAGAACTATACCACTCCAAGTGAAGAAGTGGAAGGAAATGGATGAGTTTCATCCTGGTACTACTACATCAGTTTGGAAAAAACTGAAGGTGACCATCCTTGAATTTGAAATGAATATATTTGGCACACATAGTTTATCATTGCATTCAGTGGTTGCATATTACATTAATTCATTGTTGTACAGGAAAAGTTCCCTGAGCTTTCAGAAGAAGATAAAGATTGTGCCATGAGACAAGTAGAGAGTCAGTACAATAATCGGCGTTATCGTCTACTTCAAGCTTACCGAAACAAGAAGCCAAGGCCACAACATGTCTCACCAGAAGGTTGGCAATGGTTGATAAGGAATTTATGGACGGATGATGATTTTCAGGTACATACAACTCATACCCTAAATTACATTGCTGCATAAGTGTTAATGATACATTTATGCAATTTGTAAACCAGAAAAGGAGCAACCAAAACTCTATGAATAGAGCAAAGCAAGAAATGGGGTCCAAAGTAGGAACTAGATCAATTGCTCAAATCTCTTATGAACTGGTGAGGAAAATACTTACCAGGCATTTTTTTTTATCTGCTACACATTTTTCTAAATTAGTGAATAAATGCCTTTTGATTCCAATGCAGCGAAACCCAGAAACTGGTGAATGGCCTACTGCTATGCAAGTTTGGAGGGCTACATATCAAAAGGCTGATGGGACATGGTCTATTCCAACGGGTGAAGAAATAATGGTATGAACATTTTACTTTCATTTTCTGATGGCATCTTTAGGTTTCACATTTTTCAATATCCTACCTTTATAAGATAACATGTCTTCACTTTTTTTGAACAACAGCAACTCTGTGTAGTATACGGGTTTTTACTAGTTTTCTGTTTCATGCTTTCCAGACCAAACTAGATGAAGCTGCTGGGATACATCAAGAAAAGATTTCATCTGCGCCCATACCAATAGTGGAGCACTTTGCACTAGTTCTTGGTAGAAAGCCAAACCACTCACGTGGTGTTGGCATTCGTGCTGTAAACAAAGTGGCTGAGGAAAGAATGAGATTGCAGGCGCAAGTTGAGGCTTCTGAACAGCGTGAAGCTGCAGCACGAGCACGTGCAGATGCTGCTGAGCAACGTGCTAAGGCTGCTGAGCAACGAGCACAAGCTTTGGAAGGTCAAGTTTCCACGGTGGTTGAAACAAATGCACAACTTCAAGAAGAGCAGCAATCCCATCGTGATGCACTGAGTTCTTTGCGTCAAGCACAGAGTGGAGAAGTTGCTCGCCTAGTGAGAGAACAACTTGATCAACAAATGGCTGAATTAGTTGCACGCATACATTCTGGTGCCTCGCAGCCTCCAGCATCTTAGAGTTTAGACCCTTTAGTTGAATAATTATTGTGAGACTTTAAAGTAGTGTCAAGAGAGTTATTTTGAGAGTTCCAAGTGTTATAACATTTTATGTATTGTTCGATCGCAACAATATCATGGTTAAAGAATCATTGAAATAAATATTATTGGTCTACAGTTGTGAGAATTGTATTAGTGCATATTTGTTGAGCCATTTTTGTCACTACATCATGGGTGATAATGATAAATATTTGCCACATTATCTATTGTTCCACACAATTAAGGCATTATGTTGTGACATAATTTGTCATAACTAATATTTTCACACAAATGCTATGTTTTTATGATGAAATTATCAACACAACATGTCTTATTAGTCCTCACAAAAAGATCATATTGTGAGGACAAGTTTTGCCACCGTAAAATATGTGACGATGAGTTACATCACAAATAAAATGTGTTGTGGTGATAAGGCGCCACTTTTGCCCATATAAACTGTGGCGATCACCTAGACACAAATGCAACTAAAATAGTGAGAAAAAATTTTGACACAGTAAAGTTGTATAATGGCGAAACTTTGGTCACTAATATTTAGTCTTTTGTGACAATATAATTTGTCACTTTAACAAGAGTAATTGTGACGACCAAATTGCCACAAATTGTATATAATTGTGTCAACTATTACCACCACTAAAAAAGTTATGAGTGGCATTAACTTTTGTCACTAACACGTATGTTTTTGTGACAATGAATGGGCCACAAATGCCTATGTTACTAGTGGCAGTACAATTTGTCACTAATGAGCATGATCATTTGTGGGGAACAAAAATTCATCACTAGAGTATCTGTGAGGCTAGTATTTGTGACGACTTGTGGCGACTTAAAAAGTCGCCACAAAGACTGATTTGTGACGAACAAATAAGCTTTTGTGATGAAAATTTTCGCCACAAAAACCCTTCGCCCTTGTGGTgagatttgttgccccttccattgcaggaaagaaccaatatggaagcctccaagcgtgctgcatacatcaagaaggtacacgagaagaccaaggaagcaattgaactcaaggcaggacgcaaggctgcaagtatgaacaaacataggaagaaggtgttatttgaacctagagacttggtgtggatacacttgcacaaggatcactttcctcggtagcgcaaatcaaaattgctgccatGAGAAGATGGTCCATTTtgtgttcttgagaagatcaatgacaatgcatacaagattgatcttcctacaagttatggcgtgagcaactccttcaatgttgctgatctctcaccattcacaagtgaagacacttcagagtcgaggacgactccatttcaaggggggaggatgatatgaccacgccaccaagca from Sorghum bicolor cultivar BTx623 chromosome 3, Sorghum_bicolor_NCBIv3, whole genome shotgun sequence encodes the following:
- the LOC8069552 gene encoding uncharacterized protein LOC8069552 isoform X3, whose amino-acid sequence is MYRHGARIHDIDAAFDPVPRSRRRRLAASDPVRRGRRHRRRSLQSSSLCVRSSSSRRRPPPPPPLSPLSSPSPHARSCLTSNSLMISCFSIYDYEYASHPFRIFVGHQPTASMPAAQSKIFVSQIIFLTDCFQPPYVPNYFSIRLFLFVKCPFSLMAMFLHQFHCCFAGKMAPRPPPRVPRRTVAEIDREFDELCSALSNDPRDQMTSGQIATRLRSHSSQPDNACDQVDSDVAMDENNQINAAAHNTKGPVKSGRKVTINDQLRKRRAKGRHIDIKFPKEFAKVCGEHASLFKSEITVLVRTIPLQVKKWKEMDEFHPGTTTSVWKKLKEKFPELSEEDKDCAMRQVESQYNNRRYRLLQAYRNKKPRPQHVSPEGWQWLIRNLWTDDDFQKRSNQNSMNRAKQEMGSKVGTRSIAQISYELRNPETGEWPTAMQVWRATYQKADGTWSIPTGEEIMTKLDEAAGIHQEKISSAPIPIVEHFALVLGRKPNHSRGVGIRAVNKVAEERMRLQAQVEASEQREAAARARADAAEQRAKAAEQRAQALEGQVSTVVETNAQLQEEQQSHRDALSSLRQAQSGEVARLVREQLDQQMAELVARIHSGASQPPAS
- the LOC8069552 gene encoding uncharacterized protein LOC8069552 isoform X2, which translates into the protein MYRHGARIHDIDAAFDPVPRSRRRRLAASDPVRRGRRHRRRSLQSSSLCVRSSSSRRRPPPPPPLSPLSSPSPHARSCLTSNSLMISCFSIYDYEYASHPFRIFVGHQPTASMPAAQSKIFVSQIIFLTDCFQPPYVPNYFSIRLFLFVKCPFSLMAMFLHQFHCCFAGKMAPRPPPRVPRRTVAEIDREFDELCSALSNDPRDQMTSGAGQIATRLRSHSSQPDNACDQVDSDVAMDENNQINAAAHNTKGPVKSGRKVTINDQLRKRRAKGRHIDIKFPKEFAKVCGEHASLFKSEITVLVRTIPLQVKKWKEMDEFHPGTTTSVWKKLKEKFPELSEEDKDCAMRQVESQYNNRRYRLLQAYRNKKPRPQHVSPEGWQWLIRNLWTDDDFQKRSNQNSMNRAKQEMGSKVGTRSIAQISYELRNPETGEWPTAMQVWRATYQKADGTWSIPTGEEIMTKLDEAAGIHQEKISSAPIPIVEHFALVLGRKPNHSRGVGIRAVNKVAEERMRLQAQVEASEQREAAARARADAAEQRAKAAEQRAQALEGQVSTVVETNAQLQEEQQSHRDALSSLRQAQSGEVARLVREQLDQQMAELVARIHSGASQPPAS
- the LOC8069552 gene encoding uncharacterized protein LOC8069552 isoform X1, giving the protein MYRHGARIHDIDAAFDPVPRSRRRRLAASDPVRRGRRHRRRSLQSSSLCVRSSSSRRRPPPPPPLSPLSSPSPHARSCLTSNSLMISCFSIYDYEYASHPFRIFVGHQPTASMPAAQSKIFVSQIIFLTDCFQPPYVPNYFSIRLFLFVKCPFSLMAMFLHQFHCCFAGKMAPRPPPRVPRRTVAEIDREFDELCSALSNDPRDQMTSGAGLYIQHHQIFLCVKIYKMPTFVSTGQIATRLRSHSSQPDNACDQVDSDVAMDENNQINAAAHNTKGPVKSGRKVTINDQLRKRRAKGRHIDIKFPKEFAKVCGEHASLFKSEITVLVRTIPLQVKKWKEMDEFHPGTTTSVWKKLKEKFPELSEEDKDCAMRQVESQYNNRRYRLLQAYRNKKPRPQHVSPEGWQWLIRNLWTDDDFQKRSNQNSMNRAKQEMGSKVGTRSIAQISYELRNPETGEWPTAMQVWRATYQKADGTWSIPTGEEIMTKLDEAAGIHQEKISSAPIPIVEHFALVLGRKPNHSRGVGIRAVNKVAEERMRLQAQVEASEQREAAARARADAAEQRAKAAEQRAQALEGQVSTVVETNAQLQEEQQSHRDALSSLRQAQSGEVARLVREQLDQQMAELVARIHSGASQPPAS
- the LOC8069552 gene encoding uncharacterized protein LOC8069552 isoform X4, which gives rise to MYRHGARIHDIDAAFDPVPRSRRRRLAASDPVRRGRRHRRRSLQSSSLCVRSSSSRRRPPPPPPLSPLSSPSPHARSCLTSNSLMISCFSIYDYEYASHPFRIFVGHQPTASMPAAQSKIFVSQIIFLTDCFQPPYVPNYFSIRLFLFVKCPFSLMAMFLHQFHCCFAGKMAPRPPPRVPRRTVAEIDREFDELCSALSNDPRDQMTSGAGLYIQHHQIFLCVKIYKMPTFVSTGQIATRLRSHSSQPDNACDQVDSDVAMDENNQINAAAHNTKGPVKSGRKVTINDQLRKRRAKGRHIDIKFPKEFAKVCGEHASLFKSEITVLVRTIPLQVKKWKEMDEFHPGTTTSVWKKLKEKFPELSEEDKDCAMRQVESQYNNRRYRLLQAYRNKKPRPQHVSPEGWQWLIRNLWTDDDFQRNPETGEWPTAMQVWRATYQKADGTWSIPTGEEIMTKLDEAAGIHQEKISSAPIPIVEHFALVLGRKPNHSRGVGIRAVNKVAEERMRLQAQVEASEQREAAARARADAAEQRAKAAEQRAQALEGQVSTVVETNAQLQEEQQSHRDALSSLRQAQSGEVARLVREQLDQQMAELVARIHSGASQPPAS